The genome window GTTGCCGACCAGCATGGCCAGCGCCATCGTTTCACCCAGTGCGCGGCCCAGCCCCAGTACCAGGGAACCGAAAATACCGGTGAGTGCAGACGGCACCATCACCTTGAGAATCGCTTCCCAGTGGGTGGTACCCATGCCATACGCGGCCTGTTTGGTTTTCATCGGTACCGCCGTCAGGGCATCCTGGGAGACGGCGGCGATGGTTGGCAGAATCATGATGGCCAGCACCAGCGCGGCAGGCAGCAGGCCCGGCCCGCTCAGTGAAGTGCCGAAAAACGGTAGCCAGCCGAGCTCGGTGTGAAACCAGTCGGTCAGGGGGCGAATCGTCGGGATCACCACGTAAATACCCCACAGGCCGTAAACCACACTGGGAATGGCGGCGAGCAATTCGACGATGGTGCGGAAGATCGCGGCCAGACGCGGCGGCAGAAAATCCTGGGTGAGGAAAATCGCCATGCTGACCCCGAAAAAACCGGCGATCAGCAGCGCAATCAGGGCGCTGTAGAGGGTGCCCCAGATAGCCGGCAGAATGCCGTACTGGTTTTGGTTGACGTC of Pseudomonas pohangensis contains these proteins:
- the pstC gene encoding phosphate ABC transporter permease subunit PstC, yielding MNKPFDVPVNPDSACQPPSTRDFLVDRIFRGLARVGVILILALVFALIFEVGRKAVPGIEKHGLDVITGTVWDVNQNQYGILPAIWGTLYSALIALLIAGFFGVSMAIFLTQDFLPPRLAAIFRTIVELLAAIPSVVYGLWGIYVVIPTIRPLTDWFHTELGWLPFFGTSLSGPGLLPAALVLAIMILPTIAAVSQDALTAVPMKTKQAAYGMGTTHWEAILKVMVPSALTGIFGSLVLGLGRALGETMALAMLVGNSNQISLSLFAPANTLAALLALNFPEAGPNEIEVLMYAALILMLITLIVNVIGSMIMAYAQRGAKG